Within the Magnetospirillum sp. ME-1 genome, the region CAGCCGGGTCCCGTCCGGGTCCAGGGTGATGCTGGTCGGTCCTTCAAGCAGGCCGGGCAGGCCGAAGCGGTTGGCAATCATCGTCCTCATCTCCCCCATGGTTCCTGGGAGGAGCTGGGTCGGATCGAGGACCGGCGTTCAGGTCCACGATCAGGGACGTCAAGGAGGGCTTAACACTCTTCGGGGAGATATCCGGGCGCGTTTTCCCTGCATCGGCCAGCCATCCCTTCTTCGGAGCGACCACGTGGCCTGCTCCACAGAAACTTACGAAAAGCGTAAGTTTCTGTGTGGCGAGTATGATGGCTGACCGTCCCCTGCCCACCGTTGTGGGAAACAAACCTGCGATCTCTGAACCGAGATCACCCTTCCTCCGCCAATCCCAGGGCGGACAGGATACGCCAGGCATTTTCCAGTCGAAGATTTCCATCACCCTTTTCCAAGGCGATGACGGTGACGTGGCCAACGTCGGCCAGATCGGCCAGGGCCTTCTGGGAGAGACCGGCGCGCTTGCGTCGCTCAAGGGCCAGAGCGGCAAGGACTTTCAGGTCCGGCAGCTTCGCATCAGCCATGGAGTCTCTCCCAGGCGGAGGCGACCGAAGCGCGATAGGCCCAACTGCGTCCCTCGTCCAGCCGCAATCCCTGCCGTAATCGCTTGTCCAGGGCCGGTTTGCGTCGAGCCAGCTCGGCCAGCACACTCTCGGCGGCCCGGCGGGCCAGTCCGATTTCCTCGGCAATTCCGAGCAGCAGGGCGCGGTCGTAGCGCTCCCAGTGCAGCCGCTCGTCGCCAATGGCCAAGCCGAAGCGGGTGGTATAGCCGGCATCGGCGTAGAGATAGCCGTTGAGAACGTCATAGGCCGGCGACAGCCGCAGGCCTTCCCCGCTCTCCACCAGACTCCAGTTCTTCAGATGGCAGTCCACATTGCCCAGCAGCACATAAGCGGCCAAACGCTTGAACAGGCGTCTGGCGTCGAGCAGACGGGCCGCCGAATGACCCAGGGCGCGACCGATCGCCTCATAGCCGGCATTGTACTTGCCGTGGTGATCAAAGCCGGGAGGCTGACTGATCACCTGGGCGAAATCCTCGCAGCGGAGCTTGGCGCCCCCGGCGCGGTCAAAGCGGCTGACCACCAGGGCAATACCCTCGATTCCGTCGATGGGCGCCAGGGATGAAACCGCCACCTCGTCCCCGCCCAGCAGGATGCGCAGCAGCTCCAGGGTCGTTGCCTCATTGGCAACCATGTCGGGCAGACGGCTCTCCGGGAACTTGGCGATATAGGGGGCAACGTCATCCGCGCCAGCAGGACGGAAGCCCCCGGCGCCATTGTCGGCGCACAGGATCTTGGCCTGGACGCCGCTGATAGTCCGCTCGTTCTGGACCGCGGCGGCATCAAGGGGGGCAGAAGCGCCTTTGAGGCGGACCTTGTCATGGCTATGGCCCGGATCGCTGATCCCCACCGCGCCGATGCAATCCGCCCCGAAGGCCAGCAGGATGCCGAAATCGTCGTCCCGGTCGATTTCGGCGAAAGCCGATTGCCGCTCCCGCAGCCACCCTTCCGGCGCCAGATGGGCAAAGAATGGGTGAATGCCATGGGGGTATTCGTGGACTTTTCCGGAGACCGGCAAGGCACAGGCGATCGACTGATCGACGCCATCATCATAGGAGAAGCGGGTGCCACCGCCCGCCAGTTCCGAGAGGATGCCCACCCGCTGGTTCTTGAAGGTGACGATGCCGTAGCGCAGGGTGGCCATGGTATTGAATTCCGTACCGATGCGGCGAGTTCGACGGTATTTGGTTATGAAAACAATACCGAATCATAGGGCGGTATCGCTATCTATACCAATAATGCAAAATCGTCAAGATAATGTATTGAAAACCGCACCAACGCGGAAGAGAAAGCGGCTTCCGCCGATCACAGCATGGCCAGAGAAGAGACCATATCCACAGCGTCTCTTGCGGTGAATATGACCCTTTCCCATCCGTCAGCTTTGCGCTTTCAAAACCCGTGACCGGGTCACCTCAGGCCGCCTCCCAGACCCTGTTCAGAATGCGGGCGGCGATCTCGGCCTTGTCTTGCGGCAAGAAGCGGCCGTAATGCTGGGCAACCATCTCCGGCGTGTCCTGAATGGCGTAGCTGGCCTGCTCGTAGGAGCCGGTCTGCTTAAGGATGTGAGTCGCCAGGACGTCGCGCACATTGTGCGGCCCATGGGGCAGAAGCCCCTTGATCGCGCCACGCCCGGTCCAGGGATTGAAGATGCCGTAGCGCTGGATGACCAGCCGCCACGCCTCATAGAAGGTGTTCTGGTTGTAGGCGGCATTGGTGCTGGTCATCTTCGCGGTCTTGACGAAGAAGGTCCCGGGATCGGCGCCGGGCCCGATCAGCCGGGCGCGGTGACGATCGATATAGGCCTCGATCTTTTCATAGAGACCGCCCAGATCCGGAAGAATCAGGCGGAACGGCTTGGCGCCGAAAAAGGACGAACCGGCATTCTTGAAGGCAACCGACGGGATCAGGATTTCCCAGCCATGGTCCCGTGAGCTCCATCTGAGCTCGCCCCGCTTCATGTCTTCCAGGCGGCGCTCCGGCGTCGGCAACTGGTCCCGGCGACAAAGAAGCAACTCCCGGAGGTTCTTCTGCCTCAGGCCGGTGTGCAAGCCGATTCTCAGCAGCAGGAAGGCCCGCACGCCCTCGGCGGCGGCCCGTGGCTGCCGACGCTCATCCGGCATGCGACACAGGATCTCCTCGGTGATCTTGCGGTATTCCCCAACCGGACTGGGCGCTTCGAGAACCGACAATATCGGCTCGAACGGGTCCCGGTGAATGCGGGCGACGCGGCCGATTTCCTTGATGCGCCGGCGGGCATGACGATACATCCGCTCGCAGGCCGACACCCAGTCAGCCTTAGCTTCGTCAATTTCCTGGCGGGTGATCAGTCCTTCGACTTCCCTGAGGTGATCGCCGATGCCCGGCTTCTGCCGCAGCCAGCCGGTCTCTTCTCGGCAAAAGGCGGCGGCGATCGTCAGAAGATCGACCTCCCACTTGGTGTAGAAGCCGCGGCGCTGCTCGCGCCATTGCAGATACCAGTCCCAGACCTGCGGGAAGACCATCATCGCGAAGGTAAGGCTCTTCGGATCGGTGCCGTATCCCCGAACCTCACTCTCCGCCGGGGCGGCGAAGGCGCCGAACCACAGCCCGAAATGCTCGATTCTCTGTGATGCGGTTTCCTCCCCCCACACACCGTTGCGCTGCAGGCCATAGGCGGTGAAGGTCGAAGTCTTGAATTTGAGGAGTTCGGCCAGTTCCGCGTTCAATTGGGCCGGCGCGTCGATGATGCCCGGCTCATCCGGCGCCTTTGCGAGGGATGGCCTTCTTCGTGGCGCGGACGCACAGGCGAACCGGACCGCGTAGTGCTGGCGCATGGCGGAAGCCTGAAATCGCCGATAATCCGTGGAGCCGCTGATGATGACATTGCGCACCCAGTCGAGAATTTCCGCCTGCTCATGGCGCGGGCGGGCGTTGAAATCATCGGGCAGATGCCAAGCCAGACGGCGGCGCTCGGATGCGGACACATTCTCCAAGTCAAAGCCGGTTGGGGCCCGAACCAGATTGGCGGCCTTCTCGGCAAAATACCCTTTCGGCAGCCGATAACGCCTTTCGACGCGGCGCAGGACATCGAGGCTGATCACTGAGCGGGGAGCCTTTGCCCCACGGGCCCAGGAGAGCAATGTGCTGAGGTGTATGCCGTCTTCCGGCCTTACGACAGCCTTGAAGAGGTGATGGATCGACTCGCCGTGGCGGGTGGCGTGCAGCCGCAAAGCCGAGCCCAGATCGTCTGGCTCATCCCAGTCCTCCGTCACCGGGTCGGGAAAGTCCACGATCGCCTTGCGCGGCCTTCCCACCGGCCTCTTCGCTTCTCGCGGCGGCGTACACTTCCGGGCCTTGTCGCCATTGTTTGCCCGAAGCCGCAATTCGGCTTCAGCGACCGAGCGGGCGACCGCATCCAGGATCGGCTGCAACTGAGCCCTCTGCGATTTCAGCGGCGCGGCCTCATATGAAATGGCGTCTGCAATCGCCTCGAAATCGATCTGGGTGCCTCGGTATGGCGGGAACTCCTTTCGCGCCAGCAGGCCCACCAGATAGCCCTGAAGCGCGAGGGTGAGGTCGGCAGGCAGAACAGGGGCGAGACGTCGCTCGCAGAACATTTCGATCCTGCGAGGCGTCAACGCGGAGAATGATGATTTCATTGAACTCTTCCGATATTTGCGGGGGCGCCCCGTTATCAGAGATTCAATCTTCGAGAAAGACCGCAAGATCAGGCATTGTCGGCCCCCCGCACCTTTCCCGGAACAAGACGCTTTTTCTTGGGCAGCTTCAGAGCGATTTCGCCCGGCCGAAACCGGCGTTGCATTCCGATCAGCCCCGGATGGGCACGGGCAGAATCCACCTCGGCGCTCAGCACCTCGAAGGCCACCTTGTCCAACTCCCTCTTCATGTCGGCCAATGACAGCCGATTGGTATGGAGGTAGGTGCGGACATCGACGCCCTTGCCCAGGGTCCAGCCGCCGATGATCTTGCGGATGCGGTCGTCCATGACGGGAAAGGCGGTGGTGTTCCAGGTGTGGCGCAGGGAATGGGGAGACGTCGCGGACCGTTTGACGCCGACCGCCGCCAGCCAGGCTGCGAAATCATCGCGGATGGACGCGAAATATCCGGCCTGCCCGTAGCGCTTGACCGCGAACAGCTTCCGCTCGCCGGCCTCCTGGCGAACCTTCAGGTAGTCGAGAAATTCGAGGTCGAGCAGACGCTGATGGATCGGGATGCGACGGGGTGTCGAGCGGTCATTCTTCAAGCTCTTGTCGCCCCAGCGGGCGGCCCCATCCGCCCCCCTGGTCTGATCGCTGATGTCGATGGCCCAGACGCCGTCGGCCTCCATCACATCGGCCACATCCAGCTGTGCGGCCTCGCTCGGCCTCAGACCGTGATAGAGCATCACCAGCGGAAGCCAGTTCAACCCTTCGACACGATAGGCGCGTGGAAACATGGCGCGCAAATCGTCCGGGCCGAATGGCTCCTTGCCTTCCTCCTGCCGGTCGTCGGGTAGGTGAAGAGTCAGGCCAAGCGCCGGATGGGCGTCGATCTTCTGCTCGTTGAGGGCATAGGTGAAGATCGTGCTGATGTTGCGCAGGTACTTGTTGCGCGTGCCCGACATCAGGCACGGAACGATCTCGCCCTTGGCGCGGGCGGTCTTGACGGCCTGGGCCATCCGCCGGAAATCCATCCCATCGAACCTGCCGTCACGCTTGGCGTCGGGCGCCGGCAGATTAAGGATCACATCCTGGACCCGGCGGATATCGTCGCGGCCGATGGAGCGAACGGCAACGTTCTCTCCCAACACCTCCTTCAGGTTGCGCACAGTGGTCTCGTAGTTGCGGCGCGTTACGACGGCCAGATTGGCCCGATGGCTGTCGGCGAAGAAGCGTTCGATCAGGTCGCCCAGGGTGATGTTGTCGTCGGAAGGAACGCCCCTGGATCGGGACCGGGCCAGATAGGGGTGCGCCCGCGCTGGCAACAGCGCCGCAGGAATCTCCTCGGCGATCTGCGCCCGGGCGACTTCCCCCAGATCGGCGCCGCTGACCATGGCCGCCACCTCGGCCAGCGGCATCGCCTCGTCAGCACCCCTGCCACCCTCCTGGAAATCCAACAAGGTGTTGGCCTCACGGATCCACTGGCGTGCCTGGCTTGGATCGACAACGGACTGGGGCGGCAAAGCAAAGCGCCCACGGCGGGTGGCAAGATCGCGCTGCCAGTCCAACGCCGTGCCCCGCGCCGATTCCAGCATCGCCCACTTCCGGGCCTCCAACTCCGCTTTACGCTGTGGATCGTCGGTGGTCATCGCCTCGACCGACAGAGCGCCGAGAGTCAAAGCCTCGCCTTCGCTAATGGCTGCCAATGTTGCGCCGGAGGCTTCCGTCTCCCATCGCACAAGCGAACCGACAGCCTGTGGGGCGAGAGGATCCTGGTTGGCCAGACGCTCGAACTCGGCCTTGATCTGCCCGACTTCGATATCCTTCCGGTTCTCGGCAACCTTCGGATCGCGGGTGCCCAGACTGCGGATCAGAATGTCCTTCCCCCCGAAGAAGGCGCGCAGAGGCTTCGGGATGGCCATGCGGACATAGAACGTATCGCCCTTGCGGAACAGATACCGGGACAACCCATTTTTCTTGCCCATGCCGCACTCCAATCCAGCGCAGGCACAATAGCCGGATCGGCCAAAAATGTGAACGAAAAATGTGAACTGCAGATGTGAATTACGGCTTCAATACTATGTTTTATAACGATTTTTAAAAACTTGAATTCCTCCCTAAACTCAAGCCGCTGGGGCAACCCAGCGGTTTTTTTTGCCCTCCTATCCGGTGGGCATGGCATTAGTCCTTCTGGTATACACCTTTGAGTGTGACCCCTCCTAACGAGAGCCATTCTCGACGATGCCGCCCCTGCTCGCCATCAAGCCGAAGACCGACAGGCCCCTGGGGCGGCGCATCATCGTCCACACCATCGTCTTCAGCTCGCTGATCACCCTGATCATCAGCGTCGTGCAACTGAGCAACGAGTTTGCCGACCGGCAATCGGCCGTGGAACAGCAGTTGAACGGCGTCCAGGTCCTGCTGCCCTCCATCGCCGAGAGCGTGTGGACCTTCAACGACGCCCAGATCACCTTGGCCCTCAAGGCCCTGACCAGCATGCCGAATTTCGAGGAGGCGACCATCACAACGCGTGATGGCGACCGCTGGTCCAGCGGAAAGCGGCACTCCACCCGCGTCATCCACCGTTCCTACCCCCTTGAACGTGACAGCCGCACCGGCCCGCAGGCTTTGGGGTCCCTGGAGATCACCGCCAGCATCGACGCCATTTATGTGGCGGTCCTCACCATGACCGCCGGGATTCTGCTGGGCAATGGCGTGAAGACCTTCCTGGTGGCCGGGTTCATGGGCTGGCTGATCCATGCGCTGGTGACCAGCCGTCTGGCGCCGCTCAAGCGTGAGATCGAGGCCGTCCTCGCCGATGCCGGCCATGCTTCGCCACCCGAGGCGGCCGGCGACGAGTTGGAAGCCTTGAAAGAGAGCTTCTCCCGCATGGCGGCCCGCCTGAACGAAGCCATCGACAGCATGCAGGCCGCCAAGACGGCGCTCCGCACCGCCAACGCCGATCTGGATGCGCGGGTCCGGGACAAGACCGCCGAGTTGGAGCGGAGCAAGGAAAGCGCGGAGGAAGCCGCCGCCGCGGTCCTGCGCTCCATGGGTGAGCAGCGGAATTTCCTGTCCATGGTCTCCCACGAATTCCGCGGGCCGCTGTCCACCATCGGCGGGGCGGCCCAGATCATCGCCATCTACGGGCAAGGCAACGGCGAACTGGCCGAGGAGGTGGCCAAGATCAACCGCGCCGTCACCCGCATGGTCGACCTGATCAACGAATATCTCAACGAGGAGCGCCTCGACTCGCTGACCAGCCCCCCGGAGCTCACACGCTTCAATCTGGGTGAACTGGTCCACGAGGTCTGTTCGTCCGGCATGTTCGCCTCCGGCCTGCGGCCGATCAAGGTCCAGGCCGATGGCGACCTGTTCGTCGCCGGCGACAGCAAGCTGGTCTCCATCGCCGTGTCCAACATCGTCGACAACGCCATGAAATACTCCCCCGTCGGCAGCCCCGTCACCGTGACGGCACACCGTGGGCCGGACCGGGCCGAGGTTCACGTCCGCGATTGGGGCACGGGAGTACCGGCCGATGAGCGCGACAGGATTTTCGAGAAGTACTACCGCTCCGTCAGAACCGACCGGGTCTGCGGCGTCGGGCTCGGTCTCTATCTGGTCAAGCGCATCGTCGACATGCACGGTGGCGACATCAGCGTGAAAAGCTGCCCCGCCGACGGCACGGTCTTTACCATGCAATTGCCCTTGGCGGCGGAAGGCTAAGGCAACTCGGGATCCGAGGGGGAAAGCAGAGGCGGCGCCTTGGCCCCATCGGGCAGTGGGCGGTCGTCGCCGCCCAGCGTCCGGTGCATGATCACCACGTCCACCCAGCGGCCGAACTTCAGCCCCACGCCGCGCAGCACGCCTTCCTGGCCGAACCCCAGCGCCCGGTGGACGGCAATGGAGCCCTGGTTGGCGGAATCGCCGATCACCGCGATCATCTGGCGATAGCCCAGCGCCATGCAGCGCTCGATCAGGGCGCCCAGCAGCACCCGGCCGATGCCCCGGCGCACCACGAAGGGCGCCACGTAGATGGAATCCTCCACCGTGTAGCGATAGGCCGAGCGCTGGCGGAACGGCCCGGCATAGGTGTAGCCC harbors:
- a CDS encoding helix-turn-helix transcriptional regulator → MADAKLPDLKVLAALALERRKRAGLSQKALADLADVGHVTVIALEKGDGNLRLENAWRILSALGLAEEG
- a CDS encoding DUF6538 domain-containing protein, with product MGKKNGLSRYLFRKGDTFYVRMAIPKPLRAFFGGKDILIRSLGTRDPKVAENRKDIEVGQIKAEFERLANQDPLAPQAVGSLVRWETEASGATLAAISEGEALTLGALSVEAMTTDDPQRKAELEARKWAMLESARGTALDWQRDLATRRGRFALPPQSVVDPSQARQWIREANTLLDFQEGGRGADEAMPLAEVAAMVSGADLGEVARAQIAEEIPAALLPARAHPYLARSRSRGVPSDDNITLGDLIERFFADSHRANLAVVTRRNYETTVRNLKEVLGENVAVRSIGRDDIRRVQDVILNLPAPDAKRDGRFDGMDFRRMAQAVKTARAKGEIVPCLMSGTRNKYLRNISTIFTYALNEQKIDAHPALGLTLHLPDDRQEEGKEPFGPDDLRAMFPRAYRVEGLNWLPLVMLYHGLRPSEAAQLDVADVMEADGVWAIDISDQTRGADGAARWGDKSLKNDRSTPRRIPIHQRLLDLEFLDYLKVRQEAGERKLFAVKRYGQAGYFASIRDDFAAWLAAVGVKRSATSPHSLRHTWNTTAFPVMDDRIRKIIGGWTLGKGVDVRTYLHTNRLSLADMKRELDKVAFEVLSAEVDSARAHPGLIGMQRRFRPGEIALKLPKKKRLVPGKVRGADNA
- a CDS encoding type II toxin-antitoxin system HipA family toxin; its protein translation is MATLRYGIVTFKNQRVGILSELAGGGTRFSYDDGVDQSIACALPVSGKVHEYPHGIHPFFAHLAPEGWLRERQSAFAEIDRDDDFGILLAFGADCIGAVGISDPGHSHDKVRLKGASAPLDAAAVQNERTISGVQAKILCADNGAGGFRPAGADDVAPYIAKFPESRLPDMVANEATTLELLRILLGGDEVAVSSLAPIDGIEGIALVVSRFDRAGGAKLRCEDFAQVISQPPGFDHHGKYNAGYEAIGRALGHSAARLLDARRLFKRLAAYVLLGNVDCHLKNWSLVESGEGLRLSPAYDVLNGYLYADAGYTTRFGLAIGDERLHWERYDRALLLGIAEEIGLARRAAESVLAELARRKPALDKRLRQGLRLDEGRSWAYRASVASAWERLHG
- a CDS encoding GNAT family N-acetyltransferase; this translates as MRGLNTPLSVEIRDATDDDMAAVQSIYAFYVSRTAASFEEEVPSVDEMKARRAAVVARGLPFLVAVEEGEVLGYTYAGPFRQRSAYRYTVEDSIYVAPFVVRRGIGRVLLGALIERCMALGYRQMIAVIGDSANQGSIAVHRALGFGQEGVLRGVGLKFGRWVDVVIMHRTLGGDDRPLPDGAKAPPLLSPSDPELP
- a CDS encoding sensor histidine kinase, translating into MPPLLAIKPKTDRPLGRRIIVHTIVFSSLITLIISVVQLSNEFADRQSAVEQQLNGVQVLLPSIAESVWTFNDAQITLALKALTSMPNFEEATITTRDGDRWSSGKRHSTRVIHRSYPLERDSRTGPQALGSLEITASIDAIYVAVLTMTAGILLGNGVKTFLVAGFMGWLIHALVTSRLAPLKREIEAVLADAGHASPPEAAGDELEALKESFSRMAARLNEAIDSMQAAKTALRTANADLDARVRDKTAELERSKESAEEAAAAVLRSMGEQRNFLSMVSHEFRGPLSTIGGAAQIIAIYGQGNGELAEEVAKINRAVTRMVDLINEYLNEERLDSLTSPPELTRFNLGELVHEVCSSGMFASGLRPIKVQADGDLFVAGDSKLVSIAVSNIVDNAMKYSPVGSPVTVTAHRGPDRAEVHVRDWGTGVPADERDRIFEKYYRSVRTDRVCGVGLGLYLVKRIVDMHGGDISVKSCPADGTVFTMQLPLAAEG